A stretch of Sulfuricurvum sp. DNA encodes these proteins:
- a CDS encoding GGDEF domain-containing protein: MLIGLTAATITNVALNFRDYGYNNAIEKSKMTAEIVRDGLTAHMVNGIMDKRDFFLGNIANIKDVENLWVVRADNVIKQYGEGLQNEKPRDNIDKKVLKEGITLRQSKEDANSAILRVTIPYIATSYGNPNCLSCHNVREGDVLGAISMEFNINNVRQTGAMTIAKILGINLFFIVVALWVTHHYFKPYMQLFENLQQGIKRARTGDFSFRFTTTLKDGGNEVAEQMNTLFEKIDDTFGGIKHDLGTFMTRSNISCSDPLNTAGTIIRELSDVYKFKKTIELDNTKDEIYARFIYILKEKFNFDHFALYEVDKTAKIRRLVYITDHQSFCLPGVDNNSLECRAYRTNSDIYSTDFPHVCQNCSVNDKQYTCIPFNINDDLALTLSFSAKDMQTIEALNFDIPSIKNYFEAAKAVIESRTLMDKLRDSSLRDGATHLYNRRFLEEFIDHSANQATRIHVSYSILMIDIDFFKMINDTFGHDAGDIVIKSLAEILQTSVRKIDLPIRYGGEEFLLLLHNTTQEGALMVAEKIRTTFSEKKFQFGSETINKTLSIGVSHFPSQADSIWKVIKFADLALYEAKNTGRNRVIEFEDRMFTGGDSF; this comes from the coding sequence ATGCTTATAGGTCTGACCGCAGCAACAATCACCAATGTTGCACTTAATTTTAGGGATTATGGGTATAACAATGCTATAGAAAAATCTAAAATGACCGCTGAAATCGTCCGTGACGGTCTTACGGCACACATGGTTAACGGTATTATGGACAAACGTGATTTTTTTCTAGGAAATATTGCCAATATTAAAGATGTAGAGAATCTTTGGGTTGTTCGCGCCGATAATGTTATTAAGCAATACGGCGAGGGACTGCAAAATGAAAAACCACGAGATAACATTGATAAAAAAGTTTTAAAAGAGGGGATAACATTACGTCAAAGCAAAGAAGACGCCAATAGTGCGATTTTACGTGTCACTATCCCTTACATTGCTACTTCATACGGTAATCCAAACTGCCTTAGCTGCCACAATGTCCGAGAGGGGGATGTCCTAGGTGCAATCAGTATGGAATTTAACATTAATAATGTTCGCCAAACCGGAGCAATGACCATTGCAAAAATACTTGGTATTAATCTCTTTTTCATAGTGGTCGCCCTTTGGGTTACCCATCATTACTTTAAGCCGTACATGCAATTATTTGAGAACCTTCAACAAGGGATTAAGCGGGCACGCACCGGTGATTTCTCTTTCCGCTTCACCACAACACTCAAAGATGGTGGAAATGAAGTTGCCGAACAGATGAATACACTTTTTGAAAAAATAGACGATACCTTTGGAGGTATTAAACATGATCTTGGAACGTTTATGACTCGATCAAATATCTCCTGCAGTGATCCACTAAATACTGCCGGAACCATTATTAGAGAACTCTCTGATGTTTATAAATTTAAAAAAACCATCGAACTTGATAATACCAAGGATGAAATTTATGCACGATTTATTTATATACTCAAAGAGAAATTTAATTTTGACCATTTTGCACTGTATGAAGTTGATAAAACAGCCAAAATACGTCGTCTCGTCTACATTACCGATCACCAAAGTTTTTGTCTACCAGGTGTGGATAATAATTCCTTAGAGTGCCGAGCATATCGAACTAATAGCGATATTTACTCTACCGATTTTCCCCATGTTTGCCAAAACTGCTCAGTTAATGATAAACAATATACCTGTATCCCATTTAATATCAACGATGATTTAGCTCTCACCTTATCATTTTCAGCAAAAGATATGCAAACCATTGAAGCCTTGAATTTTGATATTCCAAGTATCAAAAACTACTTTGAAGCGGCTAAAGCGGTCATAGAGAGTCGAACATTAATGGATAAACTTCGTGATTCATCCTTACGAGACGGGGCCACACACCTTTACAATCGACGATTTTTAGAAGAGTTTATCGACCACAGTGCCAACCAAGCGACTCGTATTCATGTCAGTTACTCAATTTTAATGATCGACATTGACTTTTTCAAAATGATCAACGACACTTTTGGTCATGATGCTGGAGATATTGTTATCAAATCGCTTGCAGAAATTCTTCAGACATCAGTCCGAAAAATCGATCTCCCTATCCGTTATGGCGGAGAAGAGTTTTTACTCCTCCTCCACAACACAACACAAGAGGGTGCACTTATGGTTGCTGAAAAAATACGTACTACTTTTTCTGAAAAGAAATTCCAATTTGGTAGCGAGACTATCAACAAAACACTCAGTATAGGGGTTTCTCATTTCCCATCCCAAGCAGATTCCATTTGGAAAGTCATTAAGTTTGCTGATTTAGCACTTTATGAAGCAAAAAACACAGGGCGAAATCGTGTAATAGAGTTTGAAGATAGAATGTTTACTGGTGGAGATAGTTTTTAA
- a CDS encoding GGDEF domain-containing protein: MQLKTKIFLLLFSSLAVFFIFITISGVIVLRKNSLKSTEVQAHSVVKVIEAGLTAHMINGNMEHRDEFLKLVTSLDGMKNLWVVRSRKVSNQYGEGPFTEEAYDGIDKSVLESGERVIVSKGGVFEDSTVRFSYPYKATTTKEVDCLSCHDVKVGDTLGVISLEMSTNDLKTLNLYTILIGIAVLVLLFGAISYFLYKNIMIYFNRFEAIGECVRLVEKGNFSARVPESLSKDHDAASLNRLIEKIQQSIESIKVNLSPSMAINNTQDSLTALDMATRQYNSIQHLLRLLKKDTDKTEMYSHIGSYFSKVFSINDINIIEHEVLANEIDIVYEKNQILCDATSGCRAAKSLEVVDSSQPDRVCPKMISPDENYICFPCSISSTNTMVVSILNENRQRHHFVRTNEDAIKQTMVEIKGHLAQYQMGDRLKRLERIDSLTGLYNQSYLSERMFQILKESKRAVIPYGILVINVDKLGVINEVYDKKTGDETIALIGHTLLDVLRESDLVVRSSGDEFIVLLYDCDPIYSASVGERVRSLLANKKLKSHPSGIIMTVSIGSSIFPEYHKDIQECVVYARIAMAESKREGGNLVTKFHPRLLER, encoded by the coding sequence ATGCAACTAAAAACAAAAATTTTTCTCCTTTTATTTTCCTCTTTAGCAGTTTTTTTTATTTTTATTACTATTAGTGGTGTCATAGTTTTACGAAAAAATTCCCTAAAAAGTACCGAAGTTCAAGCTCATTCCGTTGTAAAAGTTATTGAGGCTGGTTTAACAGCTCATATGATTAATGGAAACATGGAACATCGTGATGAATTTTTGAAACTGGTCACATCTTTGGATGGGATGAAAAATCTATGGGTTGTTCGATCAAGAAAAGTATCCAATCAATATGGAGAAGGGCCGTTTACTGAAGAAGCATACGATGGAATTGATAAATCGGTATTGGAGAGTGGAGAGAGAGTTATTGTTAGTAAAGGGGGTGTCTTTGAAGATTCAACGGTACGTTTTTCCTACCCCTATAAAGCTACTACAACCAAAGAGGTTGATTGTCTTAGTTGTCATGATGTTAAAGTAGGGGACACCCTTGGGGTTATATCTTTAGAGATGAGTACTAATGATCTAAAAACATTGAATCTGTATACGATTCTTATAGGAATAGCTGTTCTTGTTCTATTGTTTGGCGCAATAAGTTATTTTCTCTATAAAAATATAATGATCTATTTTAACCGTTTTGAAGCAATCGGAGAGTGTGTACGTTTGGTTGAAAAGGGTAATTTTTCAGCCCGTGTGCCAGAATCTCTCTCAAAAGATCACGATGCAGCATCCCTTAATCGACTGATAGAAAAAATTCAGCAATCAATAGAATCGATTAAAGTCAATCTTTCACCTTCTATGGCTATCAATAATACCCAAGATTCACTGACGGCATTGGATATGGCAACAAGACAGTACAACAGTATTCAGCATCTGTTGCGTTTACTGAAAAAAGATACAGATAAAACTGAAATGTATTCACATATAGGATCATATTTTAGTAAAGTTTTTTCTATCAACGATATTAATATTATTGAACATGAGGTACTTGCTAACGAGATCGATATTGTTTATGAAAAAAACCAAATTTTATGTGATGCTACCAGTGGATGCCGTGCTGCTAAATCATTAGAAGTTGTTGATTCTTCTCAACCTGATAGAGTATGTCCTAAAATGATCTCTCCTGATGAAAATTATATTTGTTTTCCTTGTTCGATTTCCAGCACGAATACTATGGTCGTTTCAATACTTAATGAGAATAGACAACGTCACCATTTTGTACGTACAAATGAAGATGCCATTAAGCAAACAATGGTAGAGATTAAAGGCCATTTAGCGCAATATCAAATGGGTGATAGGCTGAAGCGATTAGAGCGAATTGATTCATTAACCGGACTGTATAATCAAAGTTATTTAAGTGAACGGATGTTCCAAATACTTAAAGAGTCAAAACGTGCAGTAATCCCTTATGGTATTTTAGTTATTAATGTAGATAAATTGGGTGTGATTAATGAGGTATATGACAAAAAAACAGGAGATGAAACTATTGCTTTGATTGGACATACTTTATTAGATGTACTAAGGGAGAGTGATTTAGTTGTCCGTTCATCAGGTGATGAATTTATTGTATTGCTTTACGATTGTGATCCGATCTATTCGGCGAGTGTGGGAGAGCGAGTACGCTCATTATTGGCAAATAAAAAATTAAAATCCCACCCAAGCGGTATTATTATGACGGTGAGTATCGGTAGTTCTATTTTCCCAGAATATCATAAAGATATCCAAGAATGTGTTGTATATGCTCGTATTGCAATGGCTGAGTCTAAACGTGAGGGTGGAAATCTAGTTACTAAATTTCATCCTCGTTTACTGGAACGTTAA
- a CDS encoding Mrp/NBP35 family ATP-binding protein gives MTEEIVKSALSKVTYPGFTKDIIAFGFVKEIKIDGKNVSVTVDITSSAPEVAHQITTEATDELKRVGANEVVVNITAPKMPRESSSKGKNIAPQVKNFIMVSSGKGGVGKSTTSVNLAVALAMQGKKVGLLDADIYGPNIPRMMGLDGQKPEVVGNKVLPLSAYGVEVMSMGSLMDEGQSLIWRGAMIMKAIEQFLRDILWSDLDCLVIDMPPGTGDAQLTLAQSVPVTVGVTVTTPQMVSLDDSRRSLDMFKKLHIPIAGVVENMSGFIAPDTGVEYDIFGKGTSKAMADQFDTCILAEIPIEPAIRTGGDEGKPVTYYAPTSETAKRYMKAAEDLWATIEKINEEGGVDNQAIQPNTPPGVSACSTAAAPKQEAPASSGSCGTGCGCH, from the coding sequence ATGACAGAAGAAATTGTAAAATCAGCATTATCAAAAGTGACCTATCCGGGATTTACTAAAGATATTATTGCGTTTGGATTTGTAAAAGAGATTAAAATTGATGGAAAGAACGTGAGTGTTACCGTTGATATTACCTCCAGTGCCCCTGAAGTTGCTCATCAGATTACTACTGAAGCAACTGATGAGTTAAAACGTGTCGGTGCCAATGAGGTGGTGGTCAATATTACTGCACCTAAAATGCCTCGTGAAAGCTCTTCTAAGGGTAAAAATATTGCCCCTCAAGTGAAAAATTTTATTATGGTAAGTTCAGGAAAAGGGGGGGTCGGTAAATCGACTACTTCGGTTAATCTTGCAGTTGCTTTGGCGATGCAAGGGAAAAAAGTGGGACTTTTGGATGCCGATATCTATGGACCGAATATCCCTCGTATGATGGGGCTGGATGGTCAAAAACCTGAAGTGGTTGGTAATAAAGTTCTCCCATTGAGTGCATACGGTGTCGAAGTGATGTCGATGGGCTCACTCATGGATGAGGGGCAATCGCTTATTTGGCGTGGTGCGATGATTATGAAAGCGATAGAGCAGTTCTTGCGTGATATCCTGTGGTCAGATTTGGATTGTTTGGTTATCGATATGCCTCCGGGTACAGGGGATGCGCAACTCACGTTGGCTCAAAGCGTACCTGTTACTGTAGGTGTAACGGTAACCACTCCTCAAATGGTATCATTGGATGATTCACGCCGTAGCCTCGATATGTTCAAAAAACTTCATATCCCTATCGCGGGTGTGGTCGAAAACATGTCTGGATTTATCGCTCCCGATACAGGGGTAGAATACGATATTTTCGGAAAAGGGACATCCAAAGCGATGGCGGATCAGTTTGATACTTGTATCCTTGCTGAAATCCCTATCGAGCCTGCCATCCGAACGGGGGGAGATGAGGGGAAACCGGTAACCTATTACGCACCGACCTCTGAAACAGCAAAACGCTACATGAAAGCGGCAGAAGATCTTTGGGCAACTATCGAGAAAATCAACGAAGAGGGTGGGGTGGATAACCAAGCGATCCAACCAAACACACCTCCAGGGGTATCGGCATGTTCTACTGCTGCTGCACCGAAACAAGAGGCTCCGGCAAGTAGCGGAAGTTGCGGCACAGGATGTGGTTGTCACTAA
- a CDS encoding HD domain-containing protein → MSITEQIEDLIERKASDFEISKLFKAHISDYKNSLPELFERNQGKDFLVIHTKTLDSIIGLMYKTILRRLFGNYLPMRGNIPIALIALGSYGREQLCVHSDIDLMIVYEKNEGYNTAAIIEKFLYLAWDAGLKLGHRVHEVSDLFNSSREDITIKTAMMESRLIIGSPFTWNATQNRLTLIRHDNPKAFVLAKIEEAQSRRTKYPFSMQPNIKEGVGGLRDSQLLYWIAKTVYGVNTLRELTGRLFSEEQYREYRIALELLFRVRSALHLLANKQQDQLALDFMPTIARMLGFSDERRLVTKLLEAQWRINNFTQIYVKKMARHYLNDSSQTSTIRSSRLSKGFYGIDGTLYSSFHLPTPSIDTLLELLVSLEDREWKFDASVLFHFTYVTIKHPLKVKTHALIRKLFERNHLYVILKLFYDAGILHHLIGAFKKVLHLPQFDGYHHYPVDLHSIKCIEALENIKDPNVEMLYTPLPLSDKVLLKAVILLHDTGKGRKQDHSEVGAKLIVPFIKSIKLPQPTHERAALLVRHHVTMSNVAYRENLYSEKTLYQFMSKIKTPENLKLLYILTYADINGVGAGTYTSFGANLLHELYEASLEIASQNDRLTDAIKRQNKEKRLVNDFNFTQLNKAEQKKILSVESNLFFFKHTPDEIIELSKEAFECQTFTYQLNIDGGLIIHIFRRIPLNLGYLLGKLSYLDVASMDIFTLFDDIKYFKIEFLQRPREGTMEQIELIVEEAFDMSKKLDLPKPIIKPSEITLDCDHSLNYAQLNLNTTNQRGLLAYFVQLFDEANINIATAKIHTDKNRARDHFLIEKQNRMCDNAHEIIAILTGA, encoded by the coding sequence ATGAGTATCACAGAACAAATAGAAGACCTCATCGAGCGTAAAGCAAGTGATTTTGAGATTTCCAAACTCTTTAAAGCGCATATCAGCGATTATAAAAATTCACTTCCTGAACTTTTTGAACGTAATCAAGGAAAAGATTTTCTCGTCATTCACACCAAAACTCTCGATTCGATTATTGGATTGATGTATAAAACAATCCTAAGACGCCTTTTTGGTAACTATCTTCCGATGCGGGGGAATATTCCTATCGCCCTCATAGCCTTAGGTAGTTACGGACGCGAACAGCTCTGCGTTCACAGTGACATCGATTTGATGATCGTCTATGAAAAAAACGAGGGGTATAACACTGCCGCTATTATCGAAAAGTTTCTCTATCTCGCATGGGATGCAGGGCTAAAACTCGGTCATCGCGTCCATGAAGTGAGCGATTTGTTTAACTCTTCACGTGAAGATATTACGATTAAAACTGCGATGATGGAATCACGTCTCATCATCGGCTCCCCCTTTACATGGAATGCGACCCAAAATCGACTCACCCTCATCCGCCATGATAATCCCAAAGCGTTTGTGTTAGCAAAAATCGAAGAGGCGCAAAGCCGTCGTACAAAATACCCTTTTTCAATGCAACCCAATATCAAAGAGGGTGTAGGAGGCTTACGAGATTCTCAGCTCCTTTATTGGATAGCTAAAACTGTGTATGGGGTTAATACGCTGCGAGAACTGACAGGGAGACTTTTTAGTGAAGAGCAGTATCGAGAATACCGAATCGCGCTAGAACTGCTATTTCGGGTACGCAGTGCACTGCATCTGCTCGCCAACAAACAGCAAGATCAGCTTGCCCTCGATTTTATGCCGACTATCGCGAGGATGCTCGGATTTAGTGATGAGAGACGACTCGTTACCAAGCTTCTAGAAGCGCAATGGCGTATTAATAATTTCACCCAAATTTACGTCAAAAAAATGGCGCGACATTATCTCAATGATAGTTCACAAACCTCAACAATCCGCTCAAGTCGTTTGAGTAAAGGGTTTTACGGAATCGACGGAACCCTGTATAGCTCGTTTCATCTCCCAACCCCATCGATAGACACCCTCCTAGAACTACTCGTTAGTCTCGAAGATCGTGAGTGGAAGTTTGATGCAAGTGTTTTATTCCATTTCACCTATGTTACTATCAAACACCCTCTCAAAGTCAAAACCCATGCACTAATCCGTAAACTGTTTGAACGTAACCATCTCTATGTGATTCTCAAACTCTTTTATGATGCGGGGATTTTGCACCACCTCATCGGTGCGTTCAAAAAAGTACTCCACCTTCCACAGTTTGACGGATACCACCACTACCCTGTCGATTTGCACTCCATCAAATGTATTGAGGCGTTAGAGAATATCAAAGACCCCAATGTTGAGATGCTCTATACACCACTCCCTCTGAGTGATAAAGTGCTTCTTAAAGCGGTTATTTTACTCCACGATACCGGCAAAGGTCGAAAACAAGATCATAGTGAAGTGGGGGCGAAACTGATTGTCCCTTTTATAAAAAGTATTAAACTACCTCAACCGACCCATGAGCGCGCCGCTCTTTTAGTTCGTCATCACGTTACTATGAGCAACGTCGCCTATCGTGAAAATCTCTACAGTGAAAAAACGCTGTACCAGTTCATGTCCAAAATCAAAACACCTGAAAATCTGAAACTCCTCTATATTTTAACCTACGCCGATATCAACGGTGTCGGTGCGGGTACCTATACCAGTTTTGGAGCCAATCTTCTCCATGAACTCTACGAAGCATCCCTCGAAATCGCCTCTCAGAATGATCGTTTAACCGATGCCATTAAACGGCAAAACAAAGAGAAACGGTTGGTAAATGATTTTAATTTTACGCAGCTCAATAAAGCGGAACAAAAAAAGATTCTCTCAGTCGAATCAAACCTTTTCTTTTTTAAACATACCCCTGATGAGATTATCGAGCTCTCAAAAGAGGCATTTGAATGCCAAACATTTACCTATCAGCTCAATATCGATGGGGGGCTTATCATCCATATTTTCCGCCGAATCCCCCTCAATCTCGGCTATTTGCTCGGAAAACTCAGCTACCTTGATGTCGCGTCGATGGATATTTTTACCCTTTTTGATGATATCAAATATTTTAAAATCGAGTTTTTACAACGACCACGTGAGGGGACAATGGAGCAAATCGAACTTATCGTTGAAGAGGCATTTGATATGTCTAAAAAACTCGATCTCCCAAAACCGATCATCAAACCCAGCGAAATCACCCTCGATTGTGACCACTCTCTCAACTACGCACAGCTCAATCTCAACACTACCAATCAACGGGGATTACTCGCCTATTTTGTCCAACTTTTCGACGAAGCCAATATCAATATCGCCACGGCGAAAATCCATACCGATAAAAATAGAGCCAGAGACCACTTCTTAATCGAAAAACAAAACAGGATGTGCGATAATGCGCACGAAATTATTGCTATATTAACAGGAGCGTAA
- a CDS encoding aminodeoxychorismate/anthranilate synthase component II — translation MIVMIDNYDSFTYNIVQYCLELGADLKIIRNDEMSVEEIEALHPEKLIISPGPATPDDAGVTLEAIRYFADKIPILGICLGHQSIAQVFGGEVVRANRMMHGKTSRMIREGESPIFNKLPEMFTATRYHSLIVQQENLPEVIIPTAYSEDDHEIMALEIKDKPIYGVQFHPESIMSEYGHEILDNFLKL, via the coding sequence ATGATAGTAATGATTGATAATTATGACAGTTTTACCTATAACATTGTCCAGTATTGTCTCGAATTAGGTGCTGATTTGAAAATTATTCGTAATGATGAGATGAGTGTAGAAGAAATCGAAGCACTGCACCCTGAAAAACTCATCATCTCTCCTGGTCCTGCAACACCCGATGATGCGGGAGTAACCCTCGAAGCGATCCGATATTTTGCCGATAAAATCCCTATTTTAGGTATTTGTTTAGGGCACCAAAGCATTGCACAGGTATTTGGTGGCGAAGTAGTACGGGCAAATCGGATGATGCACGGTAAAACATCGAGAATGATCCGCGAAGGGGAGAGCCCGATTTTCAACAAACTGCCGGAGATGTTCACCGCTACCCGTTATCACTCACTGATTGTACAGCAAGAGAATCTTCCTGAGGTGATTATTCCCACGGCGTACAGTGAAGATGACCATGAGATAATGGCATTGGAAATCAAAGATAAACCTATCTATGGGGTTCAGTTCCACCCAGAATCGATTATGAGCGAGTACGGTCACGAAATATTGGATAATTTTCTCAAATTATGA
- the glmS gene encoding glutamine--fructose-6-phosphate transaminase (isomerizing), translating to MCGIVGYIGTKPVKQILVDGLRELEYRGYDSAGIAVLQNHQFSLFKAVGKLVNLEEKAQNFESTGFSVGIGHTRWATHGKPTELNAHPHLGENSYVVHNGIIENYAELKHKLTSLGTQFLSQTDTEVIVHLFEHHLKTSTTPFEAFQKTLNELEGAYAILLVNASADDTIFFAKHGSPMIVGRNSENETLFGSSDAALIGKCHEVIYLEDGHYGYATKESIYLYDTHNTLLSLKFTPLSENKLSAQKEGYRFFMEKEIYEQSTVLGDTLMGRLREESVYFEELNPTLFEGINEIKLCACGTSYHAAMVSTYLLERHAKIKTSVEIASEFRYREPLLSPDTLFVVISQSGETADTLESLKMAKKAGLKTLVICNVDNSSMVRLADASILTRAGIEKGVASTKAFATQVSVLWMLSLYLAGERKTLNNTEIARQIKLLRTLPSVVAVDNNIHEQLRRLSKRYLHGHGFFFIGRDVFFPLALEGALKLKEISYLHAEGYPSGEMKHGPIALADPELFTIALLPQHKLYDKTKSNVEELSARDSTICSISPLDFDKADDHIRTHHHDDYMLEFFEMMVVLQLLSMEIAIRLGNDVDMPRNLAKSVTVE from the coding sequence ATGTGTGGAATCGTAGGATATATCGGAACTAAACCGGTCAAACAAATTTTGGTTGACGGATTACGTGAGTTAGAATATCGGGGATACGATTCAGCAGGAATAGCAGTCTTGCAAAACCACCAATTCTCTTTGTTTAAAGCGGTAGGAAAGTTAGTCAATCTTGAAGAAAAAGCGCAAAATTTCGAGAGTACAGGGTTTTCCGTTGGGATTGGGCATACCCGTTGGGCAACTCACGGTAAACCGACAGAGCTGAACGCTCACCCCCATCTGGGAGAAAATTCGTATGTTGTCCATAACGGTATCATCGAAAATTATGCAGAGCTCAAACACAAACTGACTTCACTAGGGACACAATTTCTTAGCCAAACGGATACCGAAGTTATCGTCCACCTTTTTGAACACCATCTCAAAACCTCGACGACCCCATTCGAAGCTTTTCAGAAAACACTCAATGAGCTCGAAGGGGCTTATGCCATCCTCCTCGTCAATGCTTCAGCCGATGATACTATCTTTTTTGCCAAACACGGCTCACCGATGATTGTCGGACGAAATAGTGAGAATGAGACCCTTTTTGGCTCATCCGATGCGGCATTGATTGGAAAATGTCACGAAGTAATCTACCTCGAAGATGGTCATTATGGATACGCAACAAAAGAATCTATTTATTTGTATGACACCCATAACACCCTTCTGTCACTCAAATTTACACCGTTAAGTGAAAACAAACTCTCCGCTCAAAAAGAGGGATACCGCTTTTTTATGGAAAAAGAGATTTATGAGCAAAGCACTGTTTTAGGTGACACCTTGATGGGGCGGTTACGAGAAGAGAGTGTCTATTTCGAAGAGCTCAACCCTACTCTCTTTGAAGGGATCAATGAGATTAAACTTTGTGCCTGTGGGACAAGTTATCATGCCGCAATGGTCTCTACTTATCTGCTAGAGCGTCACGCAAAAATCAAAACCTCTGTCGAAATCGCCAGTGAGTTCCGATACCGTGAACCCCTTTTATCACCCGACACTCTCTTTGTGGTCATCTCTCAGAGTGGTGAAACGGCAGATACCTTAGAATCACTCAAAATGGCGAAAAAAGCGGGACTCAAAACCCTCGTTATCTGTAATGTCGATAACTCCTCTATGGTTCGTCTCGCCGATGCCTCTATCCTCACCCGTGCAGGGATTGAAAAAGGGGTTGCCTCTACTAAAGCATTCGCTACTCAAGTAAGTGTATTGTGGATGCTCAGCCTCTATCTCGCTGGCGAGCGTAAAACACTCAATAATACTGAGATAGCGCGCCAAATAAAACTACTTCGTACCCTTCCATCCGTTGTAGCTGTAGATAATAATATTCATGAACAACTTCGTCGTCTAAGTAAACGTTACCTCCATGGACACGGCTTTTTCTTTATTGGACGCGATGTATTTTTCCCACTTGCACTAGAAGGGGCACTCAAACTCAAAGAGATCAGCTATCTCCATGCCGAAGGGTACCCAAGCGGTGAGATGAAACACGGACCTATCGCATTAGCCGATCCAGAGCTCTTTACTATCGCCCTCCTTCCGCAACATAAACTGTATGATAAAACCAAAAGTAATGTGGAAGAGCTCAGCGCACGCGATTCGACGATTTGCTCAATCAGTCCCCTCGATTTTGATAAAGCAGATGACCATATCCGTACCCATCATCATGATGATTATATGCTTGAATTTTTTGAAATGATGGTGGTACTCCAGCTCCTCTCAATGGAGATTGCTATCCGACTGGGAAATGATGTCGATATGCCTCGTAATCTCGCCAAAAGTGTTACTGTAGAGTAA
- the mqnE gene encoding aminofutalosine synthase MqnE, whose protein sequence is MNIIEKVKQNIRLSFDEAVSLYDLDLFTLGELADEKRQSLHGKRTYFNINRHINPTNICKDVCKFCAYSASRKNPNPYAMSHEEILAITDDIVSRGIREVHIVSAHNPDTGLEWYLEVFSKIKSRHPELHIKALTAAEVHFLAEEYGKSYDEILDLMISNGVDSMPGGGAEIFDEKVRDYICKGKVTSAQWLEIHRKWHERGMKSNVTMLFGHVEERSHRIDHMFRIRDLQDVSGGFNCFIPLVYQSENNYLNVKEYITAHEILKTMAISRIVLDNVPNLKAYWVTSTVNLALVAQEFGANDLDGTIERESINSAAGAASAHGVKLDEYVALIKNSGFIPVERDSLYNVIKEW, encoded by the coding sequence ATGAATATTATCGAAAAAGTAAAACAAAATATCCGTTTATCCTTTGATGAAGCGGTCTCTTTATACGATTTAGATCTCTTTACACTTGGTGAATTAGCTGATGAAAAGCGGCAATCATTGCACGGTAAACGCACCTATTTTAATATCAATCGCCATATCAACCCGACCAATATCTGTAAAGACGTCTGTAAATTCTGCGCCTACAGTGCGAGTCGTAAAAATCCGAACCCTTATGCGATGAGCCATGAAGAGATTTTAGCGATTACCGATGACATCGTTTCACGCGGGATTCGTGAAGTCCATATCGTCTCCGCCCACAATCCTGATACGGGATTAGAATGGTATTTGGAAGTATTTAGCAAAATTAAATCACGTCATCCAGAACTCCACATCAAAGCCCTCACAGCGGCAGAAGTCCACTTTTTAGCCGAAGAGTATGGTAAAAGCTACGATGAGATACTCGATTTGATGATAAGCAATGGGGTTGATTCGATGCCAGGCGGGGGTGCGGAGATTTTCGATGAAAAAGTACGCGATTACATCTGTAAAGGCAAAGTTACTTCCGCACAATGGCTCGAGATTCATCGTAAATGGCACGAACGTGGGATGAAATCAAATGTCACGATGCTATTCGGTCATGTTGAAGAACGTTCTCACCGAATCGATCATATGTTCCGAATCCGCGATTTACAAGACGTTAGTGGGGGATTTAACTGTTTTATACCTCTCGTATATCAAAGTGAAAACAACTATTTGAATGTAAAAGAGTACATCACGGCACATGAGATTCTAAAAACCATGGCGATTAGTCGCATCGTTTTGGATAATGTTCCGAACCTTAAAGCCTATTGGGTTACGTCAACCGTAAACTTGGCATTGGTGGCACAAGAGTTCGGGGCGAATGATTTGGATGGTACAATTGAGCGCGAGTCGATTAACTCTGCAGCAGGTGCCGCAAGTGCACACGGTGTCAAACTCGATGAATATGTCGCTTTGATTAAAAACAGTGGATTTATCCCCGTTGAGCGCGATAGCTTGTATAATGTTATTAAAGAGTGGTAG